The Methanosphaera stadtmanae DSM 3091 genome includes a window with the following:
- a CDS encoding tRNA(His) guanylyltransferase Thg1 family protein codes for MKEYEQFSQLKIVPDLPIIIRIDGRSFSKYTKQLGLKKPFDKRLRNLFIEVSKDVLGEFNTKYIYTFSDEINILLEQIPFNGRVEKIDSVICSYVSSSFMKHLFISKDQFDVDITTLKPASFDSRIIITSKNIKNYFKWRQDESWRNCLNSYAQYVLNKENKPEKTAKILYKLNKSNIHELLFNHGINIAHVPTWQKRGVAIYKIKEEKEGYNPKLKKKTLYFRNKVYVDKNISLFK; via the coding sequence TTGAAGGAATATGAACAATTCTCACAACTAAAAATAGTTCCAGATTTACCAATTATAATACGAATTGATGGTCGTTCTTTTTCTAAATATACAAAACAATTAGGTTTAAAAAAACCCTTTGATAAACGTTTACGAAATCTTTTTATTGAAGTGTCAAAGGATGTTTTAGGAGAATTTAATACAAAATATATTTATACTTTTTCTGATGAAATAAATATACTTCTTGAACAAATCCCCTTTAATGGACGTGTTGAGAAGATTGACTCAGTTATATGTTCATATGTATCTAGTTCATTTATGAAACACTTATTTATTAGTAAAGATCAATTTGATGTGGATATAACTACATTGAAACCAGCATCTTTTGATTCAAGAATTATAATTACTTCTAAAAATATTAAAAACTATTTTAAATGGAGACAAGATGAATCTTGGCGTAATTGTTTAAATTCATATGCACAATACGTATTAAATAAAGAAAATAAACCTGAAAAAACTGCTAAAATATTATATAAACTCAACAAATCCAATATTCATGAATTATTATTTAATCATGGAATAAATATTGCACACGTACCAACATGGCAAAAAAGAGGTGTGGCAATCTATAAAATTAAAGAAGAAAAAGAAGGATATAATCCAAAATTAAAGAAAAAAACTTTATACTTTAGAAATAAAGTATATGTAGATAAAAATATATCCTTATTCAAGTAA
- a CDS encoding aspartate dehydrogenase, protein MKIGIMGCGSIANTLTNFQLNGKLNVKLSYFYDINRNNAINLAKKVDAEVVDTIEELIERSDLILEAAAQSAVRNSVPKILENGVNVIIMSVGALMDSEFKNHLERLADESNVKIYLPTGAITGIDTVKASTMGEIESISLTTRKPPVSLGMTLEGNEEKVLFEGKASEAVNKFPKNINVSSTLSLASGIDVDVKIIADPKIDKNTHEIHLKGSFGELITRTANVSSPDNPKTSMLAAFSAACLLNKLSKTIQIGS, encoded by the coding sequence ATGAAAATAGGTATTATGGGTTGTGGATCTATTGCAAATACATTAACAAACTTTCAACTAAATGGAAAATTAAATGTTAAACTATCATATTTCTATGATATAAACAGAAATAATGCGATTAATTTAGCAAAAAAGGTTGATGCAGAAGTAGTTGATACAATCGAAGAGTTAATTGAAAGATCAGATTTAATATTAGAAGCAGCAGCACAGTCTGCAGTACGTAACTCAGTTCCAAAAATATTAGAAAATGGTGTTAATGTAATAATAATGAGTGTTGGAGCTCTAATGGATTCTGAATTTAAAAATCATTTAGAACGTTTGGCTGATGAATCTAATGTTAAAATATATTTACCAACAGGTGCAATTACAGGAATAGATACGGTTAAAGCATCAACTATGGGTGAAATTGAATCAATATCTTTAACTACTAGAAAACCACCAGTTTCATTAGGTATGACTTTGGAGGGTAATGAAGAAAAAGTATTATTTGAGGGAAAAGCTTCAGAGGCTGTTAACAAATTCCCAAAAAATATCAATGTATCCTCAACATTAAGTTTAGCATCAGGTATTGATGTTGATGTTAAAATAATAGCAGATCCAAAAATTGACAAAAATACACATGAAATTCATCTTAAAGGATCTTTTGGTGAATTAATAACAAGAACTGCTAATGTAAGTAGTCCAGATAATCCTAAAACAAGTATGCTAGCTGCATTCTCAGCAGCATGTTTATTAAATAAATTATCTAAAACTATTCAAATAGGATCATAA
- a CDS encoding Mov34/MPN/PAD-1 family protein, producing the protein MDFNKTLSKLLGNNKKIEEVWIDEKVVEEIIKIAINADPKEFVALLSGDIENSILKITGLIFLPFEASDTSAVMQVFMMPMTVNAVGSVHSHPGPSNQPSNADLSFFGKNGYFHMIICRPYSQATIQAYDAFGTPMTFTIKDFGNEVDIKKLSDLAIEDEIFDEELLQELKKLENEDDMMKQENKITTTDNINLKNEEEPVINKPHTINIQLEVDGEIINQELPLPPEYEPGDEVEVDIRTDRTPGDSIDEIILNVIKSPENIIEAKVNDVSKSSDEIEKEIKEMESDIARLEKENKRLRELNK; encoded by the coding sequence ATGGATTTTAACAAGACACTATCTAAATTATTAGGTAATAATAAAAAGATTGAAGAAGTTTGGATAGATGAGAAAGTAGTTGAAGAAATAATTAAAATAGCAATTAATGCAGACCCAAAAGAATTTGTAGCTCTACTTTCTGGAGATATAGAAAATTCTATTTTAAAAATAACTGGTTTAATTTTTCTACCCTTTGAAGCTTCTGATACAAGTGCAGTAATGCAAGTATTTATGATGCCCATGACAGTTAATGCAGTAGGATCAGTACATAGTCATCCAGGACCAAGTAATCAACCATCAAATGCAGATTTATCATTTTTTGGAAAAAATGGTTATTTCCATATGATCATATGTAGACCATATTCTCAGGCTACAATACAAGCATATGATGCCTTTGGAACTCCAATGACATTTACTATAAAAGACTTTGGTAATGAAGTAGATATTAAAAAATTAAGTGATTTAGCTATTGAAGATGAAATATTTGATGAAGAATTATTACAAGAATTAAAAAAACTTGAAAATGAGGATGATATGATGAAACAAGAAAATAAAATAACTACTACAGATAATATTAACCTAAAAAATGAAGAAGAACCAGTAATTAATAAACCACACACAATAAATATACAACTAGAAGTAGATGGTGAAATAATTAATCAAGAATTACCACTACCTCCAGAGTATGAACCAGGAGATGAGGTGGAAGTAGATATTCGTACTGATAGAACACCTGGTGATTCTATAGATGAAATTATATTAAATGTTATAAAATCTCCTGAAAATATAATAGAAGCTAAAGTAAATGACGTATCAAAATCATCTGATGAAATAGAAAAAGAAATTAAAGAAATGGAATCAGATATAGCAAGATTAGAAAAAGAAAATAAACGTTTACGAGAATTAAATAAATAA